In Ornithinibacter aureus, the genomic stretch GACGTCTTCCTGAACCCGTGGGGGTTCATGAGCGACCTGTACGTCATGGCCCAGGAGCGCGAGGTCGTGCCCGAGTTCGAGCTGTTCGACCTCGGCCACGTTCACGCCCTGCGGCGGCTCATCGACACCCACGGCCTGCCGTTCGGCGGGACGGTGCACGTCGACTTCGTGACCGGCGTGCCGGGTGGGATGCCGGCGACGACGGCTGCCCTGATGGCCGGTGTCGCCATGTTGCCCGCCGAGGTCACCTCGTGGTCGGCGACGGGTATCGGCCGGGGTCACCTGCCGATCATGGCCGCGGCCCTGTCGGCCGGTGGTCACCTGCGCGTGGGCATGGAGGACAACGTCGTGTTCGCCCGTGGCCAGGTCGTGCAGCACAACGACGAGCTCGTGGCCCGGGCTGCGGAGCTGGCCACGCTCATGCAGCGCCCGCCGCTCGGCACCGAGGCGGCCCGTGAGCTGCTCGGGGTCAAGGACCGCCGCACTCGCTGACGACGATTCCGTCGCAGGAGTGACGGCGGAGA encodes the following:
- a CDS encoding 3-keto-5-aminohexanoate cleavage protein, yielding MATSSTPVGTLITVAPTGAEHAKADLPQLPTTLDELVETARRCEAAGAALIHLHIRDADHAPTLDRGLLRASVDAVRSETDLIVQLSTGGSVHDPLETRLTVLDAEPDSCSLTCGTTNFGDDVFLNPWGFMSDLYVMAQEREVVPEFELFDLGHVHALRRLIDTHGLPFGGTVHVDFVTGVPGGMPATTAALMAGVAMLPAEVTSWSATGIGRGHLPIMAAALSAGGHLRVGMEDNVVFARGQVVQHNDELVARAAELATLMQRPPLGTEAARELLGVKDRRTR